A portion of the Trichoplusia ni isolate ovarian cell line Hi5 chromosome 12, tn1, whole genome shotgun sequence genome contains these proteins:
- the LOC113499673 gene encoding UDP-glucuronosyltransferase 2B18-like → MRFLVHLFISYIFFVNINEGAKILVVVPTSSISHQVVFRPLTQELAKRGHDVTVITTDPAFPKGGAPANLTEIDLHDLSYNMFIQETSKMPKGNKDDLLVQMKTYLRVSALIFGEQLKDGNVQLLINDKNVKFDLIIVEACFRQSLAYSHVFKAPVIQMSSFGGVFDNFATIGAPTHPILYPDIMRQKLNHLTMWEKITELYNHYMLKWIYHNNAHLENKILQEILGPDVPTVTELYDNVHMLFLNVYPVFEGVRPVPPTVVYTGGLHQNPEKELPKDLKSYLDSSKNGVIYISFGTNVDPTMLPADRIKVLVKAFSQLPYDVLWKWNGDELPGRTENIRISKWLPQSDLLRHPKIKVFVTQGGLQSTDEAITAGVPLIGVPMLGDQWFNVEKYVYHKIGVRLDLEDITIETFKNTLLKVIGDDSFRRNIIKLRSLMRDEVQTPLERAVWWTEYVLRHGGAKHLRSPAANISWAEYLELELVLTLLAGLLVILFSTSLIVYKTYQLFLKQRLTPVKVKST, encoded by the exons ATGCGATTCCttgtgcatttatttataagctacattttttttgtgaatataaatGAAGGAGCAAAGATATTAGTAGTGGTTCCAACCTCATCTATCAGCCATCAAGTAGTGTTTCGACCTTTGACTCAAGAGCTCGCTAAGAGAGGACACGATGTCACCGTCATCACAACAGATCCCGCCTTCCCGAAAGGAGGAGCTCCTGCTAACCTGACAGAAATCGACCTTCACGATTTATCGTATAATATGTTCATACAAGAAACGAGTAAAATGCCAAAAGGTAATAAGGATGATTTGCTAGTTCAAATGAAAACGTATTTGAGAGTGTCTGCTTTAATTTTTGGAGAACAGTTAAAAGATGGAAATGTGCAACTTCTAATCAACGACAAAAATGtgaaatttgatttaataattgtgGAAGCATGTTTTAGACAATCTCTCGCATATTCTCATGTTTTCAAAGCTCCAGTCATACAAATGAGTTCTTTTGGAGGAGTGTTTGACAATTTCGCAACAATAGGAGCTCCAACACATCCTATTCTTTATCCAGACATTATGCGGCAAAAACTGAATCATTTGACAATGTGGGAGAAAATAACGGAACTGTATAATCATTACATGTTGAAGTGGATATACCACAATAATGCGCATCTagagaataaaatattgcaagaaATTCTTGGACCGGACGTACCAACTGTGACAGAACTTTATGACAATGTACACATGCTGTTCTTGAATGTGTATCCAGTGTTTGAAGGTGTTCGACCAGTTCCTCCTACTGTTGTTTACACAGGGGGCCTGCACCAAAACCCGGAGAAAGAATTGCCCAAG GATCTTAAATCATATTTGGATTCATCGAAAAACGGTGTGATTTATATAAGTTTTGGTACCAATGTGGACCCAACTATGCTACCCGCTGATAGAATTAAAGTCCTAGTGAAAGCATTCTCTCAGTTGCCTTACGATGTGTTATGGAAGTGGAACGGAGACGAGCTGCCTGGACGTACTGAGAACATCAGAATCTCAAAGTGGTTGCCGCAGTCGGATTTACTGA GGCATCCAAAAATTAAGGTATTTGTGACACAAGGAGGTCTACAATCAACTGACGAAGCGATAACTGCTGGCGTTCCATTGATTGGAGTCCCAATGCTGGGTGATCAATGGTTTAACGTTGAAAAATACGTCTATCATAAAATCGGTGTTCGATTGGACTTGGAAGACATTACTATAGAaactttcaaaaatacattGCTCAAAGTTATTGGAGATGACAG CTTTCGACGGAATATAATCAAATTGCGCAGTCTGATGCGTGACGAGGTGCAGACTCCACTGGAGCGCGCCGTGTGGTGGACGGAGTACGTGCTGCGGCACGGCGGCGCGAAGCACctgcgctcgcccgccgccaaCATCTCGTGGGCGGAGTACCTGGAACTGGAACTGGTGCTCACATTACTGGCAGGattattagtcattttatttagTACAAGTTTAATAGTTTATAAAACGTACCAGCTTTTCTTAAAGCAACGCTTAACTCCcgtaaaagtaaaaagtacgtag